One stretch of Pelmatolapia mariae isolate MD_Pm_ZW linkage group LG3_W, Pm_UMD_F_2, whole genome shotgun sequence DNA includes these proteins:
- the LOC134618880 gene encoding transmembrane protein 272-like, which produces MPGSQRPQFVCGLRNIIIGCTLVIFSFTFVAQGILGSGLYDCPRQTFIPFYMSLYGIIPLFLALSLWYNWCNTFCWSMTIIFLCGWLLAGNIVIYSIYEPNYNKNMTQPDVYCNKTLYLFAFWFTIVTYILLALLFLSFCYCRQREPDGDNDTQRLVR; this is translated from the exons ATGCCAGGGAGTCAGAGACCACAATTCGTGTGTGGACTACGAAACATAATAATAG GATGTACCTTGGTCATTTTCTCCTTCACATTTGTTGCTCAAGGAATACTTG GTTCAGGACTCTATGACTgtcccagacagacttttatcCCTTTCTACATGTCCCTGTATGGGATCATACCACTCTTCCTGGCACTGAGCTTATGGTACAACTGGTGCAACACTTTCTGTTGGTCCATGACCATCATCTTCCTGTGTGGCTGGTTACTTGCAG GTAATATAGTCATCTACTCCATTTATGAACCCAACTACAACAAGAATATGACACAGCCTGATGTGTACTGCAACAAGACGCTCTACCTGTTCGCGTTTTGGTTCACCATTGTGACCTACATCCTGTTAGCACTgctctttttatctttttgctATTGTAGACAACGAGAGCCCGATGGTGACAATGACACTCAAAGACTTGTGCGGTAA